Proteins from a genomic interval of Macrobrachium nipponense isolate FS-2020 chromosome 28, ASM1510439v2, whole genome shotgun sequence:
- the LOC135201118 gene encoding nascent polypeptide-associated complex subunit alpha, muscle-specific form-like, which translates to MGQKDFQQAPPAAFRTSSSSSPSYPMEGQKTFQQPQPAALPFLTSCSSPSSPLGTKDFQQPHPPSCLPSFPVPASPSFLPTGTKDFQSAPPAAFRPSSSFFSFLSNGQKTSPAAPPAALPSFVLLLSIISNGTKDFPAAPPACLSVLRPDRSPFLSTGGDKRLPAAPPACLSSLRSSSSPSYHWEPQKELPAAPPGCPYFVLLRPALLLSSPLGQRLPAAPRPLPKLPFVLVQLFSFPLHCWDKRLPAAPPAAFRPSSLLFFLPPPTGTKDFPAQHPPAAFRPSFQLFSFLSNWTKDFQQANPTSCPFVLRPALLHTPSSPTGTKRTSSSPTSCLPSFVQLFPSFLLMGTKDFQQTPPAALPCSFVQLFSCSISQWDQKNFQQLPDQLALPVLRPKLFSFLYQWDQKKKKKKDFQQAPTSCLPSFVQLFLLPLQWDRKGLPAAPTSCLPSPSVRPAILPSSPMGPKELPAATPPGSAFRPFVSQAILLHLSNGTKRLPSSPTSCLPSFVQLFSFLSKIRDKRPSEQPHQRAHSVLRPASSLPFHLQWGQKDSPAAPNQLPSVPSSSFFLLPLQWDKRLPAAPPAAFRPSSRLLAFLSNWDKRLPAAPTSCLSGPFVQTLLLPLHLGQKTSSSSPTSLAFPSFVQLFAFTSPTWDKRLPAAPPPSCLPVLRSSSSAFLLHWDKRLPAAPPAAFRPSSSSSPPFLPMGQKTSSQPQPAAFRPFVPCSSSFLSTGGTKGLPSPSPTTCLPYLRPASSSFLSNWDKKDFQPAPPAAFRSFGTSFLPSSLQWDKRLPAAPTSCLHVLRPARSPSSSNGGQKELPGSPNQMPSDVLRPRLFFTFLSNGTKDFQAKPHQAAFVLRSSSCSLPLQWDKRKTYPAPHQLLPSPSSIASSFLPSNGNQKNFQQPHPDAFRPSSCSCSFLPPTGTKELSKQRPTIAVLPTPLPPPPPSRLPSSSSSFLPSNRDKRLYSHKPTPPAPPSSFVPALLLPAPTGTKGTYPQPHLAAFRHLRPGFFLLTYPTGNPVLRPALPSFLPSTGTKDFKQSPTSCLPSLRPAFFPPSSPLGQKDFLQAPPAAFRPFVHLFLLPLHWDKKTSSSPTSLPFHIFRPVLLIPLHWDKRLQQSPTHQRPSSPSPSFSTFPPVPLHWDKRIPAAPPAAFHPSTWAEGFELYPQ; encoded by the coding sequence ATGGGACAAAAAGACTTCCAGCaggccccaccagctgccttccgtaCCTCGTCCAGCTCTTCTCCTTCCTATCCAATGGAGGGACAAAAGACTTTCCAGCAGCCCCAACCAGCTGCCCTTCCGTTCCTTACGTCctgctcttctccttcctctccactggggacaaaagacttccagcagccccaccccCCCAGCTGCCTTCCGTCCTTTCCCGTTCCagcttctccttccttccttcccactgggacaaaagacttccagtcagccccaccagctgcctttcGTCCTTCGTCcagcttcttctccttcctctccaatggacaaaagacttcaccagcagccccaccagctgccctTCCGTCCTTCGTCCTGCTCTTATCCATTATCTCCAATGGGACAAAAGActttccagcagccccaccagcttgCCTTTCCGTCCTTCGTCCAGATCGTTCTCCTTTCCTCTCCACTGGAggggacaaaagacttccagcagccccaccagcttgCCTTTCGTCCTTACGTTCCAGCTCTTCTCCTTCCTATCACTGGGAACCCCAaaaggaacttccagcagccccaccaggcTGTCCTTATTTCGTCCTCCTTCGTCCAGCTCTTCTCCTTTCCTCTCCACTGGGAcaaagacttccagcagccccaagGCCCCTACCCAAGCTGCCTTTCGTCCTTGTCCAGCTCTTCTCCTTTCCTCTCCACTGCtgggacaaaagacttccagcagccccaccagctgccttccgtcCTTCGTCCCtgctcttcttccttcctcctcccactGGGACAAAAGACTTTCCAGCCCAGCACCCACCAGCTGCCTTTCGTCCTTCGTTCCAGCTCTTCTCCTTCCTATCCAActggacaaaagacttccagcaagCCAACCCCACCAGCTGCCCTTTCGTCCTTCGTCCAGCTCTTCTCCACACACCTTCCTCTCCAACGGGTACaaaaaggacttccagcagccccaccagctgccttccgtcCTTCGTCCagctctttccttccttcctcctaatggggacaaaagacttccagcagacCCCACCAGCTGCCCTTCCGTGTTCCTTCGTCCAGCTCTTCTCCTGTTCCATCTCCCAATGGGACCAAAAGAACTTCCAGCAGCTCCCCGACCAGCTCGCCTTACCGGTCCTTCGGCCCaagctcttctccttcctctacCAAtgggatcaaaaaaaaaaaaaaaaaaaagacttccagcaggcccccaccagctgccttccgtcCTTCGTCCAGCTCTTTCTCCTTCCTCTCCAATGGGACAGAAAGGGACTTCCAGCAGcacccaccagctgccttcccaGCCCTTCCGTTCGTCCAGCTATTCTACCTTCCTCTCCAATGGGACCAAAAGAACTTCCAGCAGCCACCCCACCAGgctctgccttccgtcccttcgTCTCCCAAGCTATTCTCCTTCACCTCTCCAATGGGACCAAAAGACTTCcgagcagccccaccagctgccttccgtcCTTCGTccagctcttctccttcctctccaaAATTAGGGACAAAAGACCTTCCGAGCAGCCCCACCAGCGTGCCCATTCCGTCCTTCGTCCAGCCTCTTCTTTGCCCTTCCATCTCCAATGGGGACAAAAAGACTCCCCAGCAGCCCCCAACCAGCTGCCTTCCGTACCTTCGTCCAGCTTCTTTCTCCTTCCTCTCCAAtgggacaaaagacttccagcagccccaccagctgccttccgtcCTTCGTCCAGGCTCTtagccttcctctccaattgggacaaaagacttccagcagcaCCCACCAGCTGCCTTTCCGGTCCCTTCGTCCAgactcttctccttcctctccaccTGGGACAAAAGActtcttccagcagccccaccagcctTGCCTTCCCGTCCTTCGTCCAGCTCTTCGCCTTTACCTCTCCCACCtgggacaaaagacttccagcagccccaccccCAAGCTGCCTTCCAGTCCTTCGTTCCAGCTCTTCTgccttcctcctccactgggacaaaagacttccagcagccccaccagctgccttccgtcCTTCGTCCAGCTCTTCTCCTCCTTTCCTCCCAAtgggacaaaagacttccagccagCCCCAACCAGCTGCCTTCCGTCCTTTCGTCCCCtgctcttcttccttcctctccaCTGGCGGGACCAAAGGACTTCCCAGCCCCAGCCCCACCACTTGCCTTCCGTACCTTCGTCCAGCCTCTTCGTCCTTCCTATCCAACTGGGACAAAAAGGACTTCCAgccagccccaccagctgccttccgttCCTTCGGTACCAGctttcttccttcctccctccaatgggacaaaagacttccagcagcccccaccagctgccttcacGTCCTTCGTCCAGCTCGTTCTCCTTCCTCGTCCAATGGGGGACAAAAAGAACTTCCAGGCAGCCCCAACCAGATGCCTTCCGACGTCCTTCGTCCCAGGCTATTCTTCACCTTCCTCTCCAAtgggacaaaagacttccaggcAAAGCCCCACCAAGCTGCCTTCGTCCTTCGTTCCAGCTCTTGCTCCCTTCCTCTCCAATGGGACAAAAGAAAAACTTACCCAGCGCCCCACCAGCTGCTCCCGTCCCCTTCGTCCAtcgcttcttccttccttccttccaatgGGAACCAAaagaacttccagcagccccacccaGATGCCTTCCGTCCTTCGTCCTGCTCttgctccttccttcctcccactGGGACAAAAGAACTTTCCAAGCAGCGCCCCACCATAGCTGTccttcccacccccctcccccccccccccccttcccgcctTCCGTCCagctcttcttccttccttccttccaataGGGACAAAAGACTTTATAGCCACAAGCCCACCCCACCAGCGCCGCCTTCGTCCTTCGTTCCAGCTCTTCTCCTTCCCGCTCCCACTGGGACAAAAGGAACTTACCCACAGCCCCACCTAGCTGCCTTCCGTCACCTTCGTCCAGGCTTTTTCCTCCTTACCTATCCCACTGGGAACCCCGTCCTTCGTCcagctcttccttccttccttccttccactggGACAAAAGACTTCAAGCaaagccccaccagctgccttccatccttgcGTCCAGCCTTTTTCCCTCCTTCCTCTCCACTGGGACAAAAAGACTTCCTGcaagccccaccagctgccttccgtcccttcgtccatctctttctccttcctctccactgggacaaaaagacttccagcagccccaccagcttgCCTTTCCATATCTTTCGTCCAGTTCTTCTCATTCCCCTCCACTGGGACAAAAGACTTCAGCAAAGCCCCACCCACCAGCGGCCTTCCAGTCCTTCGCCAAGCTTTTCTACTTTTCCTCCGGTTCCTCTCCACTGGGACAAAAgaattccagcagccccaccagctgccttccatccttcgacTTGGGCAGAGGGATTTGAGCTATATCCACAGTAG